In a genomic window of Sarcophilus harrisii chromosome 4, mSarHar1.11, whole genome shotgun sequence:
- the ATAT1 gene encoding alpha-tubulin N-acetyltransferase 1 isoform X3 codes for MEFPFDVDALFPEPIIILDQHLRAPARRTGTTTSARFDLQQQIMTVVDELGKASAKAQHLPGPITSASRMQSNRHVMYVLKDTSARPAGKGAIIGFLKVGYKKLFVLDDRGAHNEVEPLCILDFYIHESLQRHGHGLNLFQYMLEKERVEPHQLAIDRPSEKLLRFLNKHYNLESTVPQVNNFVIFEGFFAHQHPPARKLPPKKAEGEIKPYSSSDREFLKVAVEPPWPLNRAPRRATPPTRPPTRSSSLGNSPDRGPLRPFLPEQELLRSLRLCPPHPTARLLLATDSGGSPTQRRRTSPFPVTSPIAHFFYRGSTPGLVAQNCSYSRYGEPDSSSPKTAHKHIHTHTLFPQAIKNRGRGNRKQRIGVPTRGSRLCQGSKMGGEPGPPPLHRLYSSQSHCGDWGSPWSTQGSFDTSRSTEVPGHGNLVPLFVPHWVIPQGLEALAQLLGEILSRALGKHQSVNRSWASFHSPTTGLICSNCILNRRLYF; via the exons ATGGAGTTCCCGTTCGATGTGGACGCCCTGTTCCCGGAGCCGATTATCATACTGGATCAGCACCTCCGTGCTCCGGCCCGCCGAACCGGAACCACTACCTCGGCTCG TTTTGATCTCCAACAGCAAATCATGACTGTTGTCGATGAACTGGGAAAGGCCTCAGCCAAG GCACAACATCTTCCTGGTCCCATCACCAGTGCTTCAAGAATGCAGAGTAACCGACATGTTATGTATGTGCTGAAGGATACCTCTGCCCGTCC GGCTGGAAAAGGAGCTATAATTGGCTTTCTCAAAGTTGGATATAAGAAACTCTTTGTTCTG GATGATCGAGGGGCCCATAATGAAGTAGAACCACTTTGCATACTAGACTTTTACATCCATGAATCACTGCAACGCCATGGACATGGACTGAATcttttccaatatatgttagag AAGGAGCGAGTTGAACCACACCAACTAGCTATTGACCGACCCTCAGAGAAATTGCTGCGGTTCTTGAATAAACACTACAACCTGGAATCCACAGTGCCACAG GTGAACAATTTTGTGATCTTCGAAGGCTTTTTTGCCCACCAGCATC CTCCAGCCAGAAAGCTGCCCCCGAAGAAGGCAGAAGGAGAGATTAAACCATATTCTTCTAGTGATCGAGAAT tTCTGAAGGTGGCTGTAGAACCTCCATGGCCCTTGAACAGAGCCCCCCGACGTGCTACACCTCCAACTCGACCACCCACCCGGTCCAGCAGCCTGGGCAATTCTCCAGATCGGGGTCCCCTCCGTCCCTTTCTGCCAGAACAAGAGTTGCTAAGATCTCTTCGTCTCTGCCCCCCCCACCCTACTGCCCGCCTGCTGCTTGCAACTGACTCTGGAGGCAGCCCAACCCAACGTAGGCGTACCAG TCCCTTTCCTGTTACCTCCCCCATAGCCCATTTCTTCTACAGGGGATCAACCCCAGGACTGGTGGCCCAGAATTGCAGTTACAGTCGATATGGGGAGCCAGATTCCTCAAGTCCCAAAACAG cacacaaacacatacacacacacaccctgttTCCACAGGCAATCAAGAACAGAGGAAGAGGGAACAGGAAACAGAGAATAG GTGTACCAACAAGGGGCAGCAGGTTGTGTCAGGGGAGCAAGATGGGGGGGGAACCAGGTCCTCCACCCCTCCACAGGCTCTACAGCTCCCAGTCCCATTGTGGAGACTGGGGGAGTCCATGGTCAACGCAAGGTTCATTCGATACCTCCAGGAGCACCGAAGTACCAGGCCATGGTAACCTGGTCCCTCTTTTCGTCCCTCACTGGGTAATCCCCCAAGGCCTGGAGGCTTTGGCCCAGCTCCTTGGAGAAATACTGAGCCGAGCCCTTGGGAAACATCAGTCGGTCAATCGGAGTTGGGCATCTTTCCATTCCCCAACCACTGGTCTTATCTGCTCAAATTGTATTTTAAACAgaagactttatttttaa
- the ATAT1 gene encoding alpha-tubulin N-acetyltransferase 1 isoform X4, translating into MEFPFDVDALFPEPIIILDQHLRAPARRTGTTTSARFDLQQQIMTVVDELGKASAKAQHLPGPITSASRMQSNRHVMYVLKDTSARPAGKGAIIGFLKVGYKKLFVLDDRGAHNEVEPLCILDFYIHESLQRHGHGLNLFQYMLEKERVEPHQLAIDRPSEKLLRFLNKHYNLESTVPQVNNFVIFEGFFAHQHRSPASSLRAIRCSRAASVDNTPNAPARKLPPKKAEGEIKPYSSSDREFLKVAVEPPWPLNRAPRRATPPTRPPTRSSSLGNSPDRGPLRPFLPEQELLRSLRLCPPHPTARLLLATDSGGSPTQRRRTSPFPVTSPIAHFFYRGSTPGLVAQNCSYSRYGEPDSSSPKTGVPTRGSRLCQGSKMGGEPGPPPLHRLYSSQSHCGDWGSPWSTQGSFDTSRSTEVPGHGNLVPLFVPHWVIPQGLEALAQLLGEILSRALGKHQSVNRSWASFHSPTTGLICSNCILNRRLYF; encoded by the exons ATGGAGTTCCCGTTCGATGTGGACGCCCTGTTCCCGGAGCCGATTATCATACTGGATCAGCACCTCCGTGCTCCGGCCCGCCGAACCGGAACCACTACCTCGGCTCG TTTTGATCTCCAACAGCAAATCATGACTGTTGTCGATGAACTGGGAAAGGCCTCAGCCAAG GCACAACATCTTCCTGGTCCCATCACCAGTGCTTCAAGAATGCAGAGTAACCGACATGTTATGTATGTGCTGAAGGATACCTCTGCCCGTCC GGCTGGAAAAGGAGCTATAATTGGCTTTCTCAAAGTTGGATATAAGAAACTCTTTGTTCTG GATGATCGAGGGGCCCATAATGAAGTAGAACCACTTTGCATACTAGACTTTTACATCCATGAATCACTGCAACGCCATGGACATGGACTGAATcttttccaatatatgttagag AAGGAGCGAGTTGAACCACACCAACTAGCTATTGACCGACCCTCAGAGAAATTGCTGCGGTTCTTGAATAAACACTACAACCTGGAATCCACAGTGCCACAG GTGAACAATTTTGTGATCTTCGAAGGCTTTTTTGCCCACCAGCATC GGTCCCCTGCTTCCTCTCTGAGGGCGATTCGCTGCTCTCGTGCTGCCTCGGTTGATAACACACCCAATG CTCCAGCCAGAAAGCTGCCCCCGAAGAAGGCAGAAGGAGAGATTAAACCATATTCTTCTAGTGATCGAGAAT tTCTGAAGGTGGCTGTAGAACCTCCATGGCCCTTGAACAGAGCCCCCCGACGTGCTACACCTCCAACTCGACCACCCACCCGGTCCAGCAGCCTGGGCAATTCTCCAGATCGGGGTCCCCTCCGTCCCTTTCTGCCAGAACAAGAGTTGCTAAGATCTCTTCGTCTCTGCCCCCCCCACCCTACTGCCCGCCTGCTGCTTGCAACTGACTCTGGAGGCAGCCCAACCCAACGTAGGCGTACCAG TCCCTTTCCTGTTACCTCCCCCATAGCCCATTTCTTCTACAGGGGATCAACCCCAGGACTGGTGGCCCAGAATTGCAGTTACAGTCGATATGGGGAGCCAGATTCCTCAAGTCCCAAAACAG GTGTACCAACAAGGGGCAGCAGGTTGTGTCAGGGGAGCAAGATGGGGGGGGAACCAGGTCCTCCACCCCTCCACAGGCTCTACAGCTCCCAGTCCCATTGTGGAGACTGGGGGAGTCCATGGTCAACGCAAGGTTCATTCGATACCTCCAGGAGCACCGAAGTACCAGGCCATGGTAACCTGGTCCCTCTTTTCGTCCCTCACTGGGTAATCCCCCAAGGCCTGGAGGCTTTGGCCCAGCTCCTTGGAGAAATACTGAGCCGAGCCCTTGGGAAACATCAGTCGGTCAATCGGAGTTGGGCATCTTTCCATTCCCCAACCACTGGTCTTATCTGCTCAAATTGTATTTTAAACAgaagactttatttttaa
- the ATAT1 gene encoding alpha-tubulin N-acetyltransferase 1 isoform X1 → MEFPFDVDALFPEPIIILDQHLRAPARRTGTTTSARFDLQQQIMTVVDELGKASAKAQHLPGPITSASRMQSNRHVMYVLKDTSARPAGKGAIIGFLKVGYKKLFVLDDRGAHNEVEPLCILDFYIHESLQRHGHGLNLFQYMLEKERVEPHQLAIDRPSEKLLRFLNKHYNLESTVPQVNNFVIFEGFFAHQHRSPASSLRAIRCSRAASVDNTPNAPARKLPPKKAEGEIKPYSSSDREFLKVAVEPPWPLNRAPRRATPPTRPPTRSSSLGNSPDRGPLRPFLPEQELLRSLRLCPPHPTARLLLATDSGGSPTQRRRTSPFPVTSPIAHFFYRGSTPGLVAQNCSYSRYGEPDSSSPKTAHKHIHTHTLFPQAIKNRGRGNRKQRIGVPTRGSRLCQGSKMGGEPGPPPLHRLYSSQSHCGDWGSPWSTQGSFDTSRSTEVPGHGNLVPLFVPHWVIPQGLEALAQLLGEILSRALGKHQSVNRSWASFHSPTTGLICSNCILNRRLYF, encoded by the exons ATGGAGTTCCCGTTCGATGTGGACGCCCTGTTCCCGGAGCCGATTATCATACTGGATCAGCACCTCCGTGCTCCGGCCCGCCGAACCGGAACCACTACCTCGGCTCG TTTTGATCTCCAACAGCAAATCATGACTGTTGTCGATGAACTGGGAAAGGCCTCAGCCAAG GCACAACATCTTCCTGGTCCCATCACCAGTGCTTCAAGAATGCAGAGTAACCGACATGTTATGTATGTGCTGAAGGATACCTCTGCCCGTCC GGCTGGAAAAGGAGCTATAATTGGCTTTCTCAAAGTTGGATATAAGAAACTCTTTGTTCTG GATGATCGAGGGGCCCATAATGAAGTAGAACCACTTTGCATACTAGACTTTTACATCCATGAATCACTGCAACGCCATGGACATGGACTGAATcttttccaatatatgttagag AAGGAGCGAGTTGAACCACACCAACTAGCTATTGACCGACCCTCAGAGAAATTGCTGCGGTTCTTGAATAAACACTACAACCTGGAATCCACAGTGCCACAG GTGAACAATTTTGTGATCTTCGAAGGCTTTTTTGCCCACCAGCATC GGTCCCCTGCTTCCTCTCTGAGGGCGATTCGCTGCTCTCGTGCTGCCTCGGTTGATAACACACCCAATG CTCCAGCCAGAAAGCTGCCCCCGAAGAAGGCAGAAGGAGAGATTAAACCATATTCTTCTAGTGATCGAGAAT tTCTGAAGGTGGCTGTAGAACCTCCATGGCCCTTGAACAGAGCCCCCCGACGTGCTACACCTCCAACTCGACCACCCACCCGGTCCAGCAGCCTGGGCAATTCTCCAGATCGGGGTCCCCTCCGTCCCTTTCTGCCAGAACAAGAGTTGCTAAGATCTCTTCGTCTCTGCCCCCCCCACCCTACTGCCCGCCTGCTGCTTGCAACTGACTCTGGAGGCAGCCCAACCCAACGTAGGCGTACCAG TCCCTTTCCTGTTACCTCCCCCATAGCCCATTTCTTCTACAGGGGATCAACCCCAGGACTGGTGGCCCAGAATTGCAGTTACAGTCGATATGGGGAGCCAGATTCCTCAAGTCCCAAAACAG cacacaaacacatacacacacacaccctgttTCCACAGGCAATCAAGAACAGAGGAAGAGGGAACAGGAAACAGAGAATAG GTGTACCAACAAGGGGCAGCAGGTTGTGTCAGGGGAGCAAGATGGGGGGGGAACCAGGTCCTCCACCCCTCCACAGGCTCTACAGCTCCCAGTCCCATTGTGGAGACTGGGGGAGTCCATGGTCAACGCAAGGTTCATTCGATACCTCCAGGAGCACCGAAGTACCAGGCCATGGTAACCTGGTCCCTCTTTTCGTCCCTCACTGGGTAATCCCCCAAGGCCTGGAGGCTTTGGCCCAGCTCCTTGGAGAAATACTGAGCCGAGCCCTTGGGAAACATCAGTCGGTCAATCGGAGTTGGGCATCTTTCCATTCCCCAACCACTGGTCTTATCTGCTCAAATTGTATTTTAAACAgaagactttatttttaa
- the ATAT1 gene encoding alpha-tubulin N-acetyltransferase 1 isoform X2 — MEFPFDVDALFPEPIIILDQHLRAPARRTGTTTSARFDLQQQIMTVVDELGKASAKAQHLPGPITSASRMQSNRHVMYVLKDTSARPAGKGAIIGFLKVGYKKLFVLDDRGAHNEVEPLCILDFYIHESLQRHGHGLNLFQYMLEKERVEPHQLAIDRPSEKLLRFLNKHYNLESTVPQVNNFVIFEGFFAHQHRSPASSLRAIRCSRAASVDNTPNAPARKLPPKKAEGEIKPYSSSDREFLKVAVEPPWPLNRAPRRATPPTRPPTRSSSLGNSPDRGPLRPFLPEQELLRSLRLCPPHPTARLLLATDSGGSPTQRRRTRGSTPGLVAQNCSYSRYGEPDSSSPKTAHKHIHTHTLFPQAIKNRGRGNRKQRIGVPTRGSRLCQGSKMGGEPGPPPLHRLYSSQSHCGDWGSPWSTQGSFDTSRSTEVPGHGNLVPLFVPHWVIPQGLEALAQLLGEILSRALGKHQSVNRSWASFHSPTTGLICSNCILNRRLYF, encoded by the exons ATGGAGTTCCCGTTCGATGTGGACGCCCTGTTCCCGGAGCCGATTATCATACTGGATCAGCACCTCCGTGCTCCGGCCCGCCGAACCGGAACCACTACCTCGGCTCG TTTTGATCTCCAACAGCAAATCATGACTGTTGTCGATGAACTGGGAAAGGCCTCAGCCAAG GCACAACATCTTCCTGGTCCCATCACCAGTGCTTCAAGAATGCAGAGTAACCGACATGTTATGTATGTGCTGAAGGATACCTCTGCCCGTCC GGCTGGAAAAGGAGCTATAATTGGCTTTCTCAAAGTTGGATATAAGAAACTCTTTGTTCTG GATGATCGAGGGGCCCATAATGAAGTAGAACCACTTTGCATACTAGACTTTTACATCCATGAATCACTGCAACGCCATGGACATGGACTGAATcttttccaatatatgttagag AAGGAGCGAGTTGAACCACACCAACTAGCTATTGACCGACCCTCAGAGAAATTGCTGCGGTTCTTGAATAAACACTACAACCTGGAATCCACAGTGCCACAG GTGAACAATTTTGTGATCTTCGAAGGCTTTTTTGCCCACCAGCATC GGTCCCCTGCTTCCTCTCTGAGGGCGATTCGCTGCTCTCGTGCTGCCTCGGTTGATAACACACCCAATG CTCCAGCCAGAAAGCTGCCCCCGAAGAAGGCAGAAGGAGAGATTAAACCATATTCTTCTAGTGATCGAGAAT tTCTGAAGGTGGCTGTAGAACCTCCATGGCCCTTGAACAGAGCCCCCCGACGTGCTACACCTCCAACTCGACCACCCACCCGGTCCAGCAGCCTGGGCAATTCTCCAGATCGGGGTCCCCTCCGTCCCTTTCTGCCAGAACAAGAGTTGCTAAGATCTCTTCGTCTCTGCCCCCCCCACCCTACTGCCCGCCTGCTGCTTGCAACTGACTCTGGAGGCAGCCCAACCCAACGTAGGCGTACCAG GGGATCAACCCCAGGACTGGTGGCCCAGAATTGCAGTTACAGTCGATATGGGGAGCCAGATTCCTCAAGTCCCAAAACAG cacacaaacacatacacacacacaccctgttTCCACAGGCAATCAAGAACAGAGGAAGAGGGAACAGGAAACAGAGAATAG GTGTACCAACAAGGGGCAGCAGGTTGTGTCAGGGGAGCAAGATGGGGGGGGAACCAGGTCCTCCACCCCTCCACAGGCTCTACAGCTCCCAGTCCCATTGTGGAGACTGGGGGAGTCCATGGTCAACGCAAGGTTCATTCGATACCTCCAGGAGCACCGAAGTACCAGGCCATGGTAACCTGGTCCCTCTTTTCGTCCCTCACTGGGTAATCCCCCAAGGCCTGGAGGCTTTGGCCCAGCTCCTTGGAGAAATACTGAGCCGAGCCCTTGGGAAACATCAGTCGGTCAATCGGAGTTGGGCATCTTTCCATTCCCCAACCACTGGTCTTATCTGCTCAAATTGTATTTTAAACAgaagactttatttttaa
- the ATAT1 gene encoding alpha-tubulin N-acetyltransferase 1 isoform X5, whose amino-acid sequence MEFPFDVDALFPEPIIILDQHLRAPARRTGTTTSARFDLQQQIMTVVDELGKASAKAQHLPGPITSASRMQSNRHVMYVLKDTSARPAGKGAIIGFLKVGYKKLFVLDDRGAHNEVEPLCILDFYIHESLQRHGHGLNLFQYMLEKERVEPHQLAIDRPSEKLLRFLNKHYNLESTVPQVNNFVIFEGFFAHQHRSPASSLRAIRCSRAASVDNTPNAPARKLPPKKAEGEIKPYSSSDREFLKVAVEPPWPLNRAPRRATPPTRPPTRSSSLGNSPDRGPLRPFLPEQELLRSLRLCPPHPTARLLLATDSGGSPTQRRRTRGSTPGLVAQNCSYSRYGEPDSSSPKTGVPTRGSRLCQGSKMGGEPGPPPLHRLYSSQSHCGDWGSPWSTQGSFDTSRSTEVPGHGNLVPLFVPHWVIPQGLEALAQLLGEILSRALGKHQSVNRSWASFHSPTTGLICSNCILNRRLYF is encoded by the exons ATGGAGTTCCCGTTCGATGTGGACGCCCTGTTCCCGGAGCCGATTATCATACTGGATCAGCACCTCCGTGCTCCGGCCCGCCGAACCGGAACCACTACCTCGGCTCG TTTTGATCTCCAACAGCAAATCATGACTGTTGTCGATGAACTGGGAAAGGCCTCAGCCAAG GCACAACATCTTCCTGGTCCCATCACCAGTGCTTCAAGAATGCAGAGTAACCGACATGTTATGTATGTGCTGAAGGATACCTCTGCCCGTCC GGCTGGAAAAGGAGCTATAATTGGCTTTCTCAAAGTTGGATATAAGAAACTCTTTGTTCTG GATGATCGAGGGGCCCATAATGAAGTAGAACCACTTTGCATACTAGACTTTTACATCCATGAATCACTGCAACGCCATGGACATGGACTGAATcttttccaatatatgttagag AAGGAGCGAGTTGAACCACACCAACTAGCTATTGACCGACCCTCAGAGAAATTGCTGCGGTTCTTGAATAAACACTACAACCTGGAATCCACAGTGCCACAG GTGAACAATTTTGTGATCTTCGAAGGCTTTTTTGCCCACCAGCATC GGTCCCCTGCTTCCTCTCTGAGGGCGATTCGCTGCTCTCGTGCTGCCTCGGTTGATAACACACCCAATG CTCCAGCCAGAAAGCTGCCCCCGAAGAAGGCAGAAGGAGAGATTAAACCATATTCTTCTAGTGATCGAGAAT tTCTGAAGGTGGCTGTAGAACCTCCATGGCCCTTGAACAGAGCCCCCCGACGTGCTACACCTCCAACTCGACCACCCACCCGGTCCAGCAGCCTGGGCAATTCTCCAGATCGGGGTCCCCTCCGTCCCTTTCTGCCAGAACAAGAGTTGCTAAGATCTCTTCGTCTCTGCCCCCCCCACCCTACTGCCCGCCTGCTGCTTGCAACTGACTCTGGAGGCAGCCCAACCCAACGTAGGCGTACCAG GGGATCAACCCCAGGACTGGTGGCCCAGAATTGCAGTTACAGTCGATATGGGGAGCCAGATTCCTCAAGTCCCAAAACAG GTGTACCAACAAGGGGCAGCAGGTTGTGTCAGGGGAGCAAGATGGGGGGGGAACCAGGTCCTCCACCCCTCCACAGGCTCTACAGCTCCCAGTCCCATTGTGGAGACTGGGGGAGTCCATGGTCAACGCAAGGTTCATTCGATACCTCCAGGAGCACCGAAGTACCAGGCCATGGTAACCTGGTCCCTCTTTTCGTCCCTCACTGGGTAATCCCCCAAGGCCTGGAGGCTTTGGCCCAGCTCCTTGGAGAAATACTGAGCCGAGCCCTTGGGAAACATCAGTCGGTCAATCGGAGTTGGGCATCTTTCCATTCCCCAACCACTGGTCTTATCTGCTCAAATTGTATTTTAAACAgaagactttatttttaa
- the ATAT1 gene encoding alpha-tubulin N-acetyltransferase 1 isoform X8: MEFPFDVDALFPEPIIILDQHLRAPARRTGTTTSARFDLQQQIMTVVDELGKASAKAQHLPGPITSASRMQSNRHVMYVLKDTSARPAGKGAIIGFLKVGYKKLFVLDDRGAHNEVEPLCILDFYIHESLQRHGHGLNLFQYMLEKERVEPHQLAIDRPSEKLLRFLNKHYNLESTVPQVNNFVIFEGFFAHQHRSPASSLRAIRCSRAASVDNTPNAPARKLPPKKAEGEIKPYSSSDREFLKVAVEPPWPLNRAPRRATPPTRPPTRSSSLGNSPDRGPLRPFLPEQELLRSLRLCPPHPTARLLLATDSGGSPTQRRRTRGSTPGLVAQNCSYSRYGEPDSSSPKTGNQEQRKREQETENRCTNKGQQVVSGEQDGGGTRSSTPPQALQLPVPLWRLGESMVNARFIRYLQEHRSTRPW, translated from the exons ATGGAGTTCCCGTTCGATGTGGACGCCCTGTTCCCGGAGCCGATTATCATACTGGATCAGCACCTCCGTGCTCCGGCCCGCCGAACCGGAACCACTACCTCGGCTCG TTTTGATCTCCAACAGCAAATCATGACTGTTGTCGATGAACTGGGAAAGGCCTCAGCCAAG GCACAACATCTTCCTGGTCCCATCACCAGTGCTTCAAGAATGCAGAGTAACCGACATGTTATGTATGTGCTGAAGGATACCTCTGCCCGTCC GGCTGGAAAAGGAGCTATAATTGGCTTTCTCAAAGTTGGATATAAGAAACTCTTTGTTCTG GATGATCGAGGGGCCCATAATGAAGTAGAACCACTTTGCATACTAGACTTTTACATCCATGAATCACTGCAACGCCATGGACATGGACTGAATcttttccaatatatgttagag AAGGAGCGAGTTGAACCACACCAACTAGCTATTGACCGACCCTCAGAGAAATTGCTGCGGTTCTTGAATAAACACTACAACCTGGAATCCACAGTGCCACAG GTGAACAATTTTGTGATCTTCGAAGGCTTTTTTGCCCACCAGCATC GGTCCCCTGCTTCCTCTCTGAGGGCGATTCGCTGCTCTCGTGCTGCCTCGGTTGATAACACACCCAATG CTCCAGCCAGAAAGCTGCCCCCGAAGAAGGCAGAAGGAGAGATTAAACCATATTCTTCTAGTGATCGAGAAT tTCTGAAGGTGGCTGTAGAACCTCCATGGCCCTTGAACAGAGCCCCCCGACGTGCTACACCTCCAACTCGACCACCCACCCGGTCCAGCAGCCTGGGCAATTCTCCAGATCGGGGTCCCCTCCGTCCCTTTCTGCCAGAACAAGAGTTGCTAAGATCTCTTCGTCTCTGCCCCCCCCACCCTACTGCCCGCCTGCTGCTTGCAACTGACTCTGGAGGCAGCCCAACCCAACGTAGGCGTACCAG GGGATCAACCCCAGGACTGGTGGCCCAGAATTGCAGTTACAGTCGATATGGGGAGCCAGATTCCTCAAGTCCCAAAACAG GCAATCAAGAACAGAGGAAGAGGGAACAGGAAACAGAGAATAG GTGTACCAACAAGGGGCAGCAGGTTGTGTCAGGGGAGCAAGATGGGGGGGGAACCAGGTCCTCCACCCCTCCACAGGCTCTACAGCTCCCAGTCCCATTGTGGAGACTGGGGGAGTCCATGGTCAACGCAAGGTTCATTCGATACCTCCAGGAGCACCGAAGTACCAGGCCATGGTAA
- the ATAT1 gene encoding alpha-tubulin N-acetyltransferase 1 isoform X10 — translation MEFPFDVDALFPEPIIILDQHLRAPARRTGTTTSARFDLQQQIMTVVDELGKASAKAQHLPGPITSASRMQSNRHVMYVLKDTSARPAGKGAIIGFLKVGYKKLFVLDDRGAHNEVEPLCILDFYIHESLQRHGHGLNLFQYMLEKERVEPHQLAIDRPSEKLLRFLNKHYNLESTVPQVNNFVIFEGFFAHQHPPARKLPPKKAEGEIKPYSSSDREFLKVAVEPPWPLNRAPRRATPPTRPPTRSSSLGNSPDRGPLRPFLPEQELLRSLRLCPPHPTARLLLATDSGGSPTQRRRTRGSTPGLVAQNCSYSRYGEPDSSSPKTGNQEQRKREQETENRCTNKGQQVVSGEQDGGGTRSSTPPQALQLPVPLWRLGESMVNARFIRYLQEHRSTRPW, via the exons ATGGAGTTCCCGTTCGATGTGGACGCCCTGTTCCCGGAGCCGATTATCATACTGGATCAGCACCTCCGTGCTCCGGCCCGCCGAACCGGAACCACTACCTCGGCTCG TTTTGATCTCCAACAGCAAATCATGACTGTTGTCGATGAACTGGGAAAGGCCTCAGCCAAG GCACAACATCTTCCTGGTCCCATCACCAGTGCTTCAAGAATGCAGAGTAACCGACATGTTATGTATGTGCTGAAGGATACCTCTGCCCGTCC GGCTGGAAAAGGAGCTATAATTGGCTTTCTCAAAGTTGGATATAAGAAACTCTTTGTTCTG GATGATCGAGGGGCCCATAATGAAGTAGAACCACTTTGCATACTAGACTTTTACATCCATGAATCACTGCAACGCCATGGACATGGACTGAATcttttccaatatatgttagag AAGGAGCGAGTTGAACCACACCAACTAGCTATTGACCGACCCTCAGAGAAATTGCTGCGGTTCTTGAATAAACACTACAACCTGGAATCCACAGTGCCACAG GTGAACAATTTTGTGATCTTCGAAGGCTTTTTTGCCCACCAGCATC CTCCAGCCAGAAAGCTGCCCCCGAAGAAGGCAGAAGGAGAGATTAAACCATATTCTTCTAGTGATCGAGAAT tTCTGAAGGTGGCTGTAGAACCTCCATGGCCCTTGAACAGAGCCCCCCGACGTGCTACACCTCCAACTCGACCACCCACCCGGTCCAGCAGCCTGGGCAATTCTCCAGATCGGGGTCCCCTCCGTCCCTTTCTGCCAGAACAAGAGTTGCTAAGATCTCTTCGTCTCTGCCCCCCCCACCCTACTGCCCGCCTGCTGCTTGCAACTGACTCTGGAGGCAGCCCAACCCAACGTAGGCGTACCAG GGGATCAACCCCAGGACTGGTGGCCCAGAATTGCAGTTACAGTCGATATGGGGAGCCAGATTCCTCAAGTCCCAAAACAG GCAATCAAGAACAGAGGAAGAGGGAACAGGAAACAGAGAATAG GTGTACCAACAAGGGGCAGCAGGTTGTGTCAGGGGAGCAAGATGGGGGGGGAACCAGGTCCTCCACCCCTCCACAGGCTCTACAGCTCCCAGTCCCATTGTGGAGACTGGGGGAGTCCATGGTCAACGCAAGGTTCATTCGATACCTCCAGGAGCACCGAAGTACCAGGCCATGGTAA